A part of Cotesia glomerata isolate CgM1 linkage group LG4, MPM_Cglom_v2.3, whole genome shotgun sequence genomic DNA contains:
- the LOC123262927 gene encoding dolichol-phosphate mannosyltransferase subunit 3, whose product MTKLMEWVFCLTLFLGPWTAAVTGTIKSPWINEHWTLLLILPIVLVITFGIYALSVVLYRTFTFNNCEEAAKQLQQQIAQAQAELRIKGILPRDPKGSELM is encoded by the exons atGACTAAGTTAATGGAATGGGTGTTTTGCTTGACTCTCTTTTTGGGACCGTGGACAGCCGCAGTAACCGGCACAATAAAATCGCCTTGGATAAATGAACATTGGACATTACTGTTAATATTGCCGATTGTTTTAGTTATTACCTTTGGAATTTACGCTTTGTCTGTTGTTTTGTACCGCACTTTTACGTTCAATAATTGCGAAGAGGCTGCGAAGCAGCTTCAACAa caAATCGCACAAGCGCAAGCAGAATTAAGAATAAAAGGAATTTTACCCCGGGACCCAAAAGGATCTGAACTAATGTAA
- the LOC123262924 gene encoding 2-(3-amino-3-carboxypropyl)histidine synthase subunit 2, which produces MTPSNRLDKNQTNSSNLDTSNRLNKYYINDCVQWIKARGLEKVCLQFPDSLLKDSAIVAVELENYLNKKVYILGDTTCGSCCVDEVTANHIQADGIIHFGHACLNPTVKLPVFHVLPATSLDVDVFVDTFSSYFDCDKNIIFFYDVSFAHTIEKIYKKVQEKKLNINLTFLNCESNIKYTDRKNDNQRTLITGRELLEVEKLEEYVGFYLGDDNKTLASLALSIPVKNWFYCTGKISGCDNKKMEVKEFEVARNPWLRRRRFLVEKLKDAKVVGIVVATLGIQNYLDVLDMVKSILKSKNIKSYIFSVGKPNPAKLANFAEVDAFVVIACPENEIFDSSEYWKPLCTPFELELAFNDSRKFSTNYCLDFRQLLPGGINHVDFKPTAESDVSLITGQLRNCSSESEPTDAEKMKTLVCKNDGTVAIGKAGADFLLNRSWQGLEQKLGETEITTAVKGRHGLPKSYDTEPVIDKS; this is translated from the exons ATGACACCTTCGAATCGTCttgataaaaatcaaactaacAGTTCTAATTTAGATACTTCTAAcaggttaaataaatattatataaatgattGTGTCCAGTGGATAAAAGCACGTGGTCTAGAAAAA gtatgTTTGCAATTTCCTGACTCTCTTCTAAAAGATTCAGCAATAGTAGCAGTGGAGCTAGAAAactatttaaacaaaaaagtttACATACTTGGAGATACAACATGTGGGAGCTGTTGTGTAGACGAAGTAACAGCCAACCACATTCAGGCAGATGGAATAATTCATTTTGGACATGCTTGCCTTAATCCGACCGTAAAATTGCCAGTTTTTCATGTTCTGCCAGCAACTAGCTTAGATGTTGATGTTTTTGTTGATACATTTAGTAGCTACTTCGactgtgataaaaatattatatttttctacgATGTTTCTTTTGCACATACAattg aaaaaatctataaaaaagtacaagaaaaaaagttaaacatAAACTTAACATTCTTAAATTGTGAATCCAACATCAAGTATACAGatagaaaaaatgataacCAGAGAACGTTAATAACTGGTCGTGAATTGTTGGAGGTTGAAAAATTAGAAGAATACGTAGGATTCTATCTAGGAGATGACAACAAAACTTTAGCATCCTTAGCGCTAAGTATCCCAGTCAAAAATTGGTTCTACTGCACGGGGAAAATTTCTGGTTGTGATAATAAGAAAATGGAGGTCAAGGAGTTTGAAGTTGCGAGGAATCCTTGGCTGAGAAGGCGCCGATTTTTGGTGGAAAAGTTGAAAGATGCCAAAGTGGTTGGTATCGTAGTTGCTACCCTGGGAATTCAGAATTATTTGGACGTGCTTGATATGGTAAAAAGTATCCTCAAGAGCAAGAATATCAAATCGTATATTTTCAGTGTCGGAAAACCAAATCCGGCGAAACTGGCAAATTTTGCAgag GTGGATGCATTTGTGGTGATAGCCTGTCCAGAAAATGAGATCTTTGACTCAAGCGAGTACTGGAAGCCACTCTGTACACCCTTTGAACTAGAACTGGCCTTCAATGACTCAAGAAAGTTCTCCACAAATTACTGCTTGGATTTCCGACAGCTACTTCCTGGAGGAATAAACCACGTGGACTTCAAACCAACAGCTGAGTCTGATGTGTCTTTAATTACCGGGCAATTGCGCAATTGCTCATCCGAAAGCGAGCCTACTGACGCGGAAAAAATGAAGACTTTGGTGTGCAAAAATGACGGAACTGTCGCAATCGGCAAAGCTGGCGCAGATTTTCTTCTTAATCGTTCCTGGCAAGGACTTGAACAAAAGCTAGGAGAGACTGAAATTACGACAGCTGTTAAAGGTCGCCATGGGTTACCAAAAAGTTATGACACCGAGCCGGTGATTGATAAGTCGTAA